One window of the Mycobacterium haemophilum DSM 44634 genome contains the following:
- the recO gene encoding DNA repair protein RecO, with the protein MRLYRDRAVVLRQHKLGEADRIVTLLTRDHGLVRAVAKGVRRTRSKFGARLEPFAHIDAQLHPGRNLDIVTQVVSIDAFATDIVNDYGRYTCGCAMLETAERLAGEERAPAPALHRLTVSALRAVADGSRPRDLLLDAYLLRAMGIAGWAPALTECARCATPGPHRAFHITAGGSVCAHCRPAGSTTPPLGVLELMSALHDGDWEAAEAAPQSHRSHVSGLVAAHLQWHLERQLKTLPLVERPHQSYQVDRSIAERRAALVRQAGLVGQDGACG; encoded by the coding sequence ATGCGGCTGTATCGGGACCGGGCGGTAGTGCTGCGCCAGCACAAGCTCGGCGAAGCCGACCGGATCGTCACCTTGTTGACCCGCGATCACGGGCTGGTGCGTGCGGTGGCCAAAGGTGTGCGTCGCACTCGCAGTAAATTCGGCGCCCGCCTGGAGCCCTTCGCGCATATCGACGCGCAACTGCACCCCGGGCGCAACCTCGATATCGTCACCCAGGTCGTCTCGATTGATGCGTTCGCCACCGACATCGTCAACGACTACGGCCGCTACACCTGCGGGTGCGCGATGCTGGAAACCGCCGAACGTCTCGCTGGTGAAGAACGGGCGCCCGCCCCGGCTCTGCATCGGCTCACGGTGAGCGCGCTGCGCGCGGTGGCTGACGGAAGCCGGCCTCGCGATCTGCTGTTAGATGCTTATCTGCTGCGTGCCATGGGGATCGCCGGATGGGCTCCAGCGCTGACCGAGTGCGCCCGCTGTGCCACACCCGGTCCGCATCGGGCGTTTCACATCACCGCTGGGGGCAGCGTCTGCGCGCATTGCCGTCCGGCCGGTTCGACGACACCGCCGCTGGGTGTGCTGGAACTGATGTCTGCGCTGCACGACGGCGATTGGGAAGCCGCCGAGGCGGCGCCGCAGTCCCACCGCAGCCACGTCAGCGGATTGGTGGCCGCACACCTGCAGTGGCATCTGGAACGGCAGCTGAAAACGTTGCCGCTGGTGGAACGACCACATCAGTCGTACCAGGTCGATCGTTCCATCGCTGAGCGGCGCGCAGCGCTGGTCAGGCAGGCAGGGCTGGTCGGGCAGGATGGGGCCTGTGGTTAG
- a CDS encoding amidase → MVGASGSASGPTSASGDQRLPTLTDLLYQLATHSVTAQELVQRSLQAIEVSQPTLNAFRVVLTESARADAAAADRRRAAGDTAPLLGIPIAIKDDVDVAGVPTAFGTEGHVRPATHDAEVVRRLKAAGAVIVGKTNTCELGQWPFTSGPGFGHTRNPWSRQHTPGGSSGGSAAAVAAGLVTAAIGSDGAGSVRIPAAWTHLVGIKPQRGRISTWPLPEAFNGITVNGVLARTVADAALVLDAASGNVEGDRHQPRPVTVSDYLGIAPGPLNIALSTRFPFTGFRAKLHPEILAATQLVAKQLELLGHTVVTGNPDYGLRLSWNFLARSTSGLVDWQERLGDGVALDRRTVANLRTGHVLGEAVLRSARRHEAVDQRRVGSIFDIVDVVLAPTTAQPPPLARTFDRLGSFRTDRAMIAACPVTWPWNVLGWPSINVPAGFTAEGLPIGVQLMGPANSEGMLISLAAELEAVCGWATKQPQAWWES, encoded by the coding sequence GTGGTTGGCGCTTCTGGGTCCGCTTCTGGGCCCACCTCTGCATCCGGCGATCAGCGCCTGCCCACCCTCACCGACTTGCTTTACCAACTGGCCACGCATTCCGTGACTGCCCAAGAGTTGGTGCAACGTTCCCTGCAGGCCATCGAGGTCAGCCAGCCCACGTTGAACGCTTTCCGTGTGGTACTCACCGAGTCCGCGCGGGCCGACGCGGCTGCCGCAGACCGGCGACGGGCCGCCGGCGACACGGCGCCGTTGCTCGGCATCCCGATCGCGATCAAGGATGACGTCGACGTGGCTGGAGTGCCAACCGCCTTCGGCACCGAAGGGCACGTGCGACCCGCCACCCATGACGCCGAAGTCGTTCGCCGTCTGAAGGCGGCCGGCGCGGTCATCGTCGGCAAAACCAACACCTGTGAACTGGGCCAATGGCCATTCACCAGCGGCCCCGGATTCGGCCATACCCGCAATCCCTGGTCGCGTCAGCACACACCAGGTGGATCGTCCGGCGGTAGTGCGGCCGCGGTGGCCGCGGGCCTGGTCACCGCCGCCATCGGCTCCGATGGCGCCGGCAGCGTCCGGATCCCCGCAGCATGGACGCACCTGGTGGGCATCAAACCGCAACGCGGGCGCATCTCCACCTGGCCGTTGCCGGAGGCATTCAACGGCATCACGGTCAACGGCGTGCTAGCCCGCACGGTGGCCGATGCGGCGTTGGTGCTCGACGCGGCGTCCGGCAACGTTGAGGGCGACCGGCACCAACCACGCCCGGTGACGGTATCCGACTACCTCGGCATCGCGCCTGGTCCGCTCAACATCGCGCTGTCAACCCGGTTCCCGTTCACCGGGTTTCGGGCCAAGTTGCACCCCGAGATCCTGGCCGCGACGCAGCTGGTGGCTAAGCAACTTGAGCTGCTTGGCCACACCGTAGTAACCGGCAACCCGGACTACGGCCTGCGGCTGTCGTGGAACTTTCTTGCCCGGTCCACCTCCGGCCTGGTGGACTGGCAGGAACGGCTGGGCGACGGCGTCGCCCTGGACCGTCGCACCGTGGCCAATCTGCGCACCGGCCATGTGCTCGGGGAGGCGGTTCTACGCAGCGCGCGCCGGCACGAAGCCGTCGACCAGCGTCGCGTCGGTTCGATCTTCGACATCGTCGACGTCGTCCTGGCGCCAACTACCGCGCAGCCACCACCACTGGCACGCACCTTCGACCGGTTGGGCTCCTTTCGCACCGATCGCGCCATGATCGCCGCGTGCCCGGTGACGTGGCCGTGGAACGTGCTGGGCTGGCCGTCGATCAATGTGCCAGCAGGGTTCACCGCCGAGGGGTTGCCAATCGGTGTGCAGCTGATGGGACCAGCAAACAGCGAGGGCATGCTGATCTCGCTGGCCGCCGAACTGGAAGCCGTTTGCGGTTGGGCGACCAAGCAGCCGCAGGCGTGGTGGGAGAGTTAA
- the era gene encoding GTPase Era, with the protein MAEFRSGFVCLIGRPNTGKSTLTNALVGAKVAITSMKPQTTRHTIRGIVHREDNFQIVLVDTPGLHRPRTLLGKRLNDLVRDTYTEVDVIGLCIPADEAIGPGDRWIVDQIRSVAPKTTLVVIVTKLDKVPKDRLPAQLVAVSDLVTDAAEIVPVSAVTGEQVDVLIDVLAAALPSGPAYYPNGELTDEPEELLMAELIREAALEGVHDELPHSLAVVIDEVSPRAGRDDLIDVHAVLYVERPSQKGIVIGKGGARLREVGTAARGQIEKLLGTKIYLDLHVKVAKNWQRDPKQLGRLGF; encoded by the coding sequence ATGGCTGAATTCCGTTCGGGCTTCGTATGTTTGATCGGCCGGCCGAATACTGGCAAGTCGACGCTCACCAACGCGCTGGTCGGCGCCAAGGTAGCGATCACATCGATGAAGCCGCAGACTACCCGGCACACCATTCGAGGGATCGTGCACAGGGAGGACAACTTCCAGATCGTTCTGGTGGACACTCCCGGCCTGCACCGGCCGCGCACGTTGCTGGGTAAGCGGCTCAACGACTTGGTGCGCGACACCTATACCGAGGTGGACGTCATCGGACTGTGCATCCCGGCTGACGAGGCAATCGGTCCGGGAGATCGCTGGATTGTCGACCAGATCCGGTCGGTCGCCCCGAAAACGACGCTCGTCGTTATCGTCACCAAGCTCGACAAAGTGCCCAAGGACCGGCTGCCCGCACAACTGGTCGCCGTCAGCGACCTCGTTACCGACGCAGCCGAGATCGTTCCGGTGTCGGCGGTGACGGGTGAACAGGTCGACGTGCTGATCGACGTGCTGGCCGCGGCATTGCCGTCGGGCCCGGCGTATTACCCCAACGGTGAACTGACCGACGAGCCGGAAGAGCTTCTGATGGCAGAGCTGATCCGCGAGGCCGCGCTGGAAGGAGTGCACGACGAGCTGCCACATTCGCTGGCGGTGGTGATCGACGAGGTCAGCCCGCGGGCGGGCCGTGACGACCTGATTGACGTGCACGCTGTGCTTTATGTCGAGCGGCCAAGTCAGAAGGGAATCGTCATCGGCAAGGGCGGTGCCCGGTTACGGGAGGTGGGTACCGCGGCCCGCGGCCAGATCGAGAAGTTGCTGGGGACCAAGATCTATCTCGACTTGCATGTCAAGGTCGCCAAGAACTGGCAGCGCGACCCGAAACAGCTTGGCCGACTAGGATTTTAA
- a CDS encoding hemolysin family protein, translating to MTGLNQLLGVIALIGLGGLFAAIDAAISTVSLARVQELVRDERPGAGRLLTVMADRARYINLVVLLRITCEITATVLLVVFLYGTLGLGWGLFGAATTMVVVSFVVIGVGPRTLGRQNAYSISLATALPLQVISWLLMPISRLLVVVGNALTPGRGLRNGPFASEIELREVVDLAQQRGVVAADERRMIESVFELGDTPAREVMVPRTEMIWIESGKSAAQATTLAVRSGHSRIPVIGENVDDIVGVVYLKDLVQYTFFSPDCGRATTVAQVMRPAVFVPDSKPLDTLLREMQRDRNHMALLVDEYGAIAGLVSIEDVLEEIVGEIADEYDHAETAPVEDLGDKRFRVSARLPIEDVGELYGMEFDDDLDVDTVGGLLALELGRVPLPGAEVVSHGLRLHAEGGPDLRGRVRIGTVLLSPADSDGSEGASGGRHG from the coding sequence GTGACCGGCCTGAATCAGCTGCTCGGCGTGATCGCGTTGATTGGACTGGGCGGGCTGTTCGCGGCGATCGACGCCGCCATCAGCACCGTGTCGCTGGCCCGGGTGCAGGAGCTAGTTCGCGACGAGCGGCCTGGCGCGGGACGGTTGCTCACGGTGATGGCCGATCGGGCGCGCTACATCAACCTGGTGGTGCTGCTGCGGATCACATGTGAAATCACTGCGACCGTGCTGCTAGTGGTGTTCCTTTACGGCACCCTCGGCCTGGGCTGGGGCTTGTTTGGCGCTGCCACCACCATGGTGGTGGTCAGCTTCGTGGTTATCGGCGTTGGCCCACGCACCCTGGGCCGCCAGAACGCATATTCCATTTCGTTGGCGACAGCCCTTCCGTTGCAGGTGATCTCATGGCTGTTGATGCCGATCAGCCGGTTGCTGGTGGTTGTCGGCAACGCGCTCACCCCGGGCCGCGGCCTGCGAAACGGGCCGTTTGCGTCCGAGATTGAGCTCCGCGAAGTCGTCGATCTGGCGCAGCAGCGTGGCGTGGTTGCCGCCGATGAACGTCGGATGATCGAATCAGTCTTCGAACTCGGCGACACCCCAGCCCGTGAGGTGATGGTGCCGCGCACCGAGATGATCTGGATCGAAAGTGGCAAGTCAGCCGCTCAAGCGACAACCCTGGCCGTCCGGAGCGGCCACTCACGTATTCCGGTGATCGGCGAGAATGTCGACGACATCGTTGGGGTGGTGTACCTGAAAGACCTTGTGCAGTATACGTTCTTCTCGCCTGATTGCGGCCGTGCCACCACCGTGGCGCAGGTGATGCGTCCGGCGGTGTTTGTTCCGGACTCCAAGCCGTTGGATACGTTGCTGCGTGAAATGCAGCGTGACCGCAACCATATGGCGCTGTTGGTCGACGAGTACGGCGCGATAGCCGGCTTGGTCAGTATCGAAGACGTGCTGGAAGAAATCGTCGGCGAGATCGCCGACGAATATGATCACGCTGAGACAGCTCCGGTAGAAGACTTGGGCGACAAACGTTTCCGGGTTTCGGCGCGACTGCCGATCGAAGACGTTGGTGAGCTGTACGGCATGGAATTCGACGACGATCTCGACGTCGACACGGTGGGCGGCCTGCTGGCTCTGGAACTGGGCCGGGTCCCGCTGCCTGGCGCCGAAGTGGTATCGCATGGCTTGCGACTGCACGCTGAGGGCGGCCCGGATCTTCGGGGGCGGGTGCGGATCGGCACCGTGCTGCTGAGCCCAGCCGACTCCGACGGTTCCGAAGGTGCCAGCGGCGGTCGACATGGCTGA
- the ybeY gene encoding rRNA maturation RNase YbeY — MSIEVSNESGIDVSEAELVSVARFVITKMNVNPGAELSMVLLDTAAMADLHMRWMDLPGPTDVMSFPMDELEPGGRPDAPEPGPSMLGDIVLCPAFAAQQAAAAGHSLGHELALLTIHGVLHLLGYDHGEPDEEKEMFALQSRLLEEWVAEQVQAYQHDRQNEKDRRLLDKSRYFDHP; from the coding sequence ATGAGCATTGAAGTATCTAACGAGTCAGGCATCGACGTCTCCGAAGCGGAACTGGTCAGCGTCGCGCGGTTTGTCATCACCAAAATGAATGTCAACCCAGGCGCGGAGCTGTCGATGGTGCTGCTGGACACCGCGGCGATGGCCGATCTGCATATGCGCTGGATGGACCTGCCCGGGCCGACGGACGTCATGAGCTTCCCGATGGACGAGCTCGAGCCGGGTGGTCGACCCGACGCCCCCGAGCCGGGGCCCTCCATGCTGGGCGACATTGTGCTGTGCCCAGCGTTCGCCGCGCAGCAGGCGGCTGCGGCGGGCCACAGCCTCGGACATGAGTTGGCGCTGCTGACAATTCACGGTGTGCTTCACCTGCTCGGCTACGATCACGGTGAGCCGGACGAGGAGAAGGAGATGTTCGCCCTGCAGAGCCGATTACTGGAAGAGTGGGTGGCCGAACAGGTCCAGGCCTATCAGCACGACCGTCAGAACGAGAAGGACCGTCGATTGCTGGACAAGTCAAGGTATTTCGACCACCCGTGA
- a CDS encoding PhoH family protein, producing MTPRETSAADAAKALGADVHVRSTIDIPPDLVVGLLGSADENLRALERTLSADLHVRGNAVALSGEPADVALAERAISELVAIVASGQSLTPEVVRHSVAMLVGTGNESPAEVLTLDILSRRGKTIRPKTLNQKRYVDAIDANTIVFGIGPAGTGKTYLAMAKAVNALQTKQVTRIILTRPAVEAGERLGFLPGTLSEKIDPYLRPLYDALYDMMDPELIPKLMSAGVIEVAPLAYMRGRTLNDAFIVLDEAQNTTAEQMKMFLTRLGFGSKVVVTGDVTQVDLPGGARSGLRAAVDILENIDDIHVAELTSVDVVRHRLVSEIVDAYAKYEEPGLGMNRAARRASGARSRR from the coding sequence GTGACGCCCCGCGAGACAAGCGCTGCTGATGCAGCTAAGGCCCTGGGGGCCGACGTTCACGTTCGCAGCACCATCGATATTCCGCCCGACCTCGTCGTGGGCTTGCTGGGTTCAGCAGACGAGAATTTGCGCGCCCTCGAACGCACGCTGAGCGCCGATCTGCATGTGCGTGGCAACGCCGTTGCGCTCTCGGGCGAGCCGGCCGATGTTGCGCTCGCCGAGCGGGCGATCTCCGAGTTGGTGGCCATCGTGGCCAGTGGTCAGTCGTTGACGCCGGAGGTGGTGCGCCACAGTGTGGCCATGCTGGTCGGCACTGGTAACGAGTCGCCGGCTGAAGTGCTCACCTTGGACATCTTGTCGCGCCGCGGTAAGACGATCCGGCCTAAAACGCTCAATCAGAAACGCTACGTTGACGCGATCGACGCGAACACCATCGTCTTCGGGATCGGTCCGGCTGGCACCGGGAAGACATATCTGGCCATGGCCAAGGCGGTCAACGCGTTGCAGACCAAGCAGGTGACCCGGATAATTTTGACCCGGCCGGCAGTGGAAGCCGGTGAGCGTCTTGGCTTTTTGCCGGGCACACTGAGCGAGAAGATAGACCCTTACCTGCGGCCGCTGTACGACGCGCTGTACGACATGATGGACCCCGAGCTGATCCCGAAGCTGATGTCGGCCGGTGTCATCGAGGTGGCGCCGCTAGCGTACATGCGGGGGCGCACTCTTAACGACGCGTTCATCGTCCTGGACGAGGCTCAGAACACCACCGCCGAGCAGATGAAGATGTTCCTCACCCGACTGGGTTTCGGGTCGAAAGTTGTTGTCACCGGGGACGTTACTCAGGTTGATCTGCCGGGCGGTGCCAGGTCGGGTCTGCGCGCGGCGGTCGATATCCTGGAGAATATCGACGATATACACGTTGCGGAGCTGACCAGTGTGGATGTGGTGCGCCACCGGCTAGTGTCGGAGATTGTCGACGCCTATGCCAAATACGAGGAGCCAGGCTTGGGGATGAATCGGGCGGCTCGGCGGGCGTCGGGCGCTCGCAGTCGTCGATGA
- a CDS encoding 16S rRNA (uracil(1498)-N(3))-methyltransferase translates to MVATLFYVDALPDTGAVAVVGGDEGFHAATVRRIRPGEELVLGDGAGGLAHCLVEQAGRNGLRARVLGRWTVAPGRPPVTVVQALPKSERSESAIEMATEAGADAFVAWQSARCVASWDGARVVKGLRRWRAVARSAARQSRRAHIPSVDGVLTTAALLQRIRDEVAAGAVVLALHESATDRLTDVFADVSVAQANSLVLVVGPEGGIAPDEIAALTEAGAVAVRLGPTVLRTSTAAAVALGALGVLTPRWDQRADCESDDATRR, encoded by the coding sequence ATGGTGGCGACGCTGTTCTACGTCGACGCATTGCCCGATACCGGTGCGGTAGCTGTAGTGGGCGGCGACGAAGGGTTTCACGCTGCCACGGTGCGCCGGATCCGTCCCGGTGAGGAACTCGTGCTCGGCGACGGCGCCGGTGGCCTTGCGCACTGCCTGGTCGAACAGGCCGGGCGCAATGGGCTACGTGCCCGGGTACTGGGACGCTGGACGGTCGCGCCGGGGCGGCCACCGGTGACGGTGGTGCAGGCGCTACCCAAATCTGAACGCTCGGAGTCGGCCATCGAAATGGCCACCGAGGCCGGTGCCGATGCGTTCGTGGCGTGGCAGTCTGCCCGTTGCGTGGCAAGCTGGGACGGTGCTCGGGTGGTCAAGGGGCTGCGCCGGTGGCGTGCGGTAGCCCGCTCGGCGGCCCGGCAGTCTCGCCGGGCGCACATCCCGTCGGTCGACGGGGTGCTGACCACTGCGGCGCTGCTGCAGCGGATCCGGGACGAGGTTGCCGCCGGCGCTGTGGTGCTGGCTTTGCACGAGTCGGCGACCGATCGGCTCACCGACGTCTTTGCGGATGTCTCTGTGGCGCAAGCAAACTCGCTAGTGCTGGTGGTCGGTCCCGAAGGCGGTATCGCGCCGGACGAGATCGCCGCATTGACTGAGGCGGGCGCTGTCGCGGTCCGGCTCGGCCCTACCGTGCTGCGGACGTCGACCGCGGCTGCGGTGGCATTGGGTGCGTTGGGTGTGCTTACCCCCCGGTGGGATCAACGCGCCGACTGTGAATCTGACGACGCGACACGCCGCTGA
- the dnaJ gene encoding molecular chaperone DnaJ: MARDYYGLLGVSRNASDADIKRAYRKLARELHPDINPDEAAQAKFKEISMAYEVLSDPEKRRIVDLGGDPMENAAASASGFGGFGGLGDVFEAFFGGGFGGGSASRGPIGRVRPGSDSLLRMRLDLEECATGVTKQVTVDTAVLCDRCQGKGTNGDSAPIPCDTCGGRGEVQTVQRSLLGQMVTARPCPTCRGVGVVIPDPCYQCVGDGRVRARREITVKIPAGVGDGMRVRLAAQGEVGPGGGPAGDLYVEVHEQAHDIFVRDGDDLHCTVSVPMVDAALGTTITVDAILDGMSEIDIPPGTQPGSVIELRGQGMPHLRSNTRGNLHVHVEVMVPTRLDHQDTELLRELKSRRSRDVAEVRSTHAAGGGLFSRLRETFTSR; this comes from the coding sequence GTGGCACGCGATTATTACGGGCTGCTCGGTGTGAGCAGGAATGCCAGCGATGCGGACATTAAGCGTGCCTATCGCAAGTTAGCGCGCGAACTGCACCCTGACATCAATCCCGATGAGGCCGCGCAGGCGAAATTCAAGGAAATCAGCATGGCTTACGAGGTGCTGAGCGACCCGGAGAAACGTCGGATCGTCGACTTGGGCGGGGATCCAATGGAAAACGCCGCAGCATCTGCGTCAGGGTTCGGCGGCTTTGGTGGCTTAGGCGATGTATTCGAAGCCTTCTTTGGCGGGGGCTTCGGCGGGGGTTCGGCATCACGTGGTCCCATCGGCCGGGTACGGCCGGGCTCGGACTCGTTGCTGCGGATGCGGCTCGACCTTGAAGAGTGCGCAACCGGTGTCACCAAGCAGGTCACCGTCGACACCGCAGTACTGTGCGACCGATGCCAGGGCAAGGGCACCAACGGCGATTCCGCGCCGATACCCTGCGACACCTGTGGGGGTCGCGGGGAGGTGCAGACCGTGCAGCGTTCACTGCTGGGCCAGATGGTGACGGCGCGGCCATGTCCCACCTGCCGGGGTGTCGGGGTGGTCATCCCCGACCCGTGCTACCAATGCGTCGGCGACGGTAGGGTGCGCGCCCGTCGGGAGATCACCGTCAAGATCCCCGCCGGTGTTGGTGACGGGATGCGGGTCCGGCTCGCCGCCCAGGGTGAGGTCGGGCCTGGGGGAGGACCGGCGGGTGACTTGTATGTCGAGGTCCACGAGCAGGCCCACGACATCTTTGTTCGCGACGGAGACGACCTGCACTGCACGGTTTCGGTGCCGATGGTCGACGCGGCGCTGGGCACCACGATCACCGTGGACGCCATCTTGGACGGCATGAGCGAGATTGACATTCCGCCTGGGACGCAACCGGGTTCGGTCATCGAACTGCGTGGTCAAGGGATGCCGCACCTGCGCTCTAACACTCGCGGCAATCTGCACGTCCACGTCGAGGTGATGGTCCCCACCCGGCTGGACCACCAGGACACCGAACTGCTGCGCGAACTGAAGAGCCGCCGCAGCCGCGACGTGGCTGAGGTTCGCTCGACGCATGCCGCCGGCGGCGGACTGTTCAGCCGGCTGCGCGAGACCTTTACCAGTCGCTAG
- the hrcA gene encoding heat-inducible transcriptional repressor HrcA: MGSADERRFEVLRAIVADFVATKEPIGSKTLVERHNLGVSSATIRNDMAVLEAEGYIAQPHTSSGRVPTEKGYREFVDRLEDVKPLSAAERRAIQSFLESGVDLDDVLRRAVRLLAQLTRQVAVVQYPTLSTSTVRHLEVIALNPARLLMVVITESGRVDQRIVELGDVIDDYQLSQLREMLGQAMEGKKLAAASAAVADLAGQFRGTGGLANAIGRSATVLLESLVEHTEERLLLGGTANLTRNSADFGGSLRPILEALEEQVVVLRLLAAQQEAGKVTVRIGHETAAEQIMGTSMVSTAYGTSDTVYGGMGVLGPTRMDYPGTIASVAAVALYIGEVLGAR; encoded by the coding sequence ATGGGAAGTGCCGACGAGCGTCGCTTCGAGGTGCTGCGCGCCATCGTCGCCGACTTCGTCGCTACCAAGGAACCGATTGGGTCGAAGACCTTGGTGGAGCGTCACAACCTGGGTGTGTCCAGCGCCACCATCCGCAACGACATGGCGGTGTTGGAGGCCGAGGGGTACATCGCCCAGCCGCACACCAGCTCCGGACGGGTGCCCACGGAGAAGGGCTACCGAGAGTTCGTCGATCGACTTGAAGACGTTAAACCACTATCCGCGGCCGAGCGGCGGGCGATCCAAAGCTTCCTGGAGTCCGGTGTCGACCTCGACGACGTGCTGCGCCGGGCGGTGCGGTTACTGGCTCAGCTGACCCGCCAGGTGGCAGTGGTGCAGTACCCAACGTTGTCGACGTCGACCGTTCGCCATCTGGAAGTGATCGCGCTGAACCCGGCCAGGTTGCTGATGGTGGTCATCACCGAGTCCGGTCGGGTGGATCAGCGCATCGTCGAACTCGGCGATGTTATTGACGATTACCAGCTTTCCCAGCTGCGTGAAATGCTCGGCCAGGCGATGGAAGGCAAGAAACTGGCGGCGGCCTCGGCCGCGGTTGCTGACCTCGCCGGACAGTTTCGCGGTACGGGCGGGTTGGCCAACGCCATCGGCCGCTCGGCGACCGTATTGCTGGAGTCGCTGGTCGAACACACCGAAGAACGCTTGTTGCTGGGCGGCACTGCCAACCTGACCCGCAACTCCGCGGACTTCGGTGGTTCACTGCGACCCATCTTGGAAGCGCTCGAAGAGCAGGTGGTGGTGCTGCGACTGCTGGCCGCCCAGCAGGAGGCTGGCAAGGTGACCGTGCGTATCGGTCACGAGACGGCGGCTGAGCAGATAATGGGTACCTCGATGGTGTCCACCGCCTACGGCACTTCGGATACTGTCTACGGCGGCATGGGTGTGCTGGGGCCTACCCGGATGGATTATCCGGGAACTATCGCCAGTGTCGCCGCGGTTGCTTTGTATATCGGCGAAGTTCTGGGTGCCCGGTGA
- a CDS encoding type II toxin-antitoxin system VapB family antitoxin, whose translation MIFKGVRDGKPYPEHGLSYRDWAKIPPQQIRLDELVTTTTVLALDRLLSEDSTFYGDLFPHAVRWRGVTYLEDGLHRAVRAALRNRTVLHARVFDMDVPMGRRR comes from the coding sequence ATGATCTTCAAAGGCGTCAGGGACGGCAAACCGTACCCCGAACATGGGCTGTCCTATCGGGATTGGGCAAAGATACCGCCGCAGCAGATTCGGCTCGACGAATTGGTTACCACCACCACCGTGCTCGCGCTCGACCGGTTGTTGTCGGAGGATTCGACGTTCTATGGCGACCTTTTCCCGCATGCGGTGAGGTGGCGAGGGGTCACTTATCTCGAGGACGGCCTGCACCGGGCGGTGCGCGCCGCGCTACGCAATCGCACGGTACTGCATGCGCGGGTCTTCGACATGGACGTGCCGATGGGCAGACGGAGATAA
- a CDS encoding carboxymuconolactone decarboxylase family protein — protein sequence MSRLIGVSDHDAGLSAKIAFFFTKRKLAQMTGLETAGMLEPLRLYAHIPRLLNAYGRLEQAESKLDILQPRHRALAELKASTTVRCEFCIDLGSQIAREWGITDEELLAMADYQNASCFSDVDKLILDYATAISRTPVEVSDELFDALRPHFSTAQLVGLTHIITLGNLRARFNLALGIGSSGFSAGRVCALPDTGRQPGAGGP from the coding sequence ATGTCCCGGCTTATCGGAGTCTCCGACCACGACGCCGGCCTGAGCGCCAAAATCGCTTTCTTCTTCACTAAGCGGAAGCTGGCGCAGATGACTGGCTTGGAAACCGCCGGCATGCTCGAACCGCTGCGGCTATACGCGCATATCCCAAGGTTGCTCAATGCCTACGGCAGGCTAGAGCAGGCCGAATCGAAACTGGATATTCTCCAGCCGCGCCACCGCGCGCTGGCCGAGCTGAAGGCATCGACAACGGTTCGCTGTGAATTCTGCATCGACCTGGGTTCGCAGATCGCCCGGGAGTGGGGGATCACCGACGAAGAGCTGCTGGCGATGGCCGATTACCAGAACGCCTCCTGCTTCTCCGACGTCGACAAGCTGATCCTGGATTACGCCACCGCGATTAGCCGCACTCCAGTCGAAGTGAGCGACGAGCTTTTCGATGCGCTGCGCCCCCACTTCAGCACCGCCCAGCTGGTGGGACTGACCCACATCATCACGCTGGGCAACCTGCGTGCCCGCTTCAATCTGGCGCTTGGCATCGGGTCATCCGGCTTTTCCGCCGGCCGGGTCTGCGCGCTCCCCGACACCGGCCGGCAGCCGGGTGCTGGCGGCCCCTGA